The Patescibacteria group bacterium genome includes the window TTCACTTCTTCGCTTAACACTTTTATTACTTCCTGATCTTTTTCTTTTTCTGCCTTTTTTAAGTTTTCACTCATTAAATTTAATTTTTTAAAAATAAAATTCTTCTTTATTTTTTTAAAAAGGAATTCTAATTCTTTATCAACCGTTTTTTTATCCAGATTAACAAAATCTTTCTCAATGGCTAGGATCAAAAAATCTATTGTCGATTTAGTCTCTTCGTCTAAATCTTTAATAAATTCTTCGTAGCTAATCAATTTATTCTCCAAAGAAATAAGACTATAGCATTTTTTTAAATGGCTAAGAATTTTTTTTAATTTTTCATTCGTAAAAATTTCTTCATCTAATTCTTCGTAAAAAGAAGAAACTTGCTCGGGAAATTTAATTAGCAACCCCAAAAATCTTTCTTGCGTCTCTAATTCTTGGTTTTTTTCTTGAATAACTGGTGTTTCTTCTTTTACTTCTGATTTTTTTTGATTAATTTTTCTTAAACTTTCTCTTAAAATTTCATAAGAAAGATTGGCTTTTTCGGCTAACTTTTTTAACCAGAAATCTTGTTCAATCAAATTACCAATTTTAGCAATGATGGGTAAAAGAATCCTGGCGACTTTTTTCTGATCCTCAACTTGATGGGGGTTAAAATGAGTAAAGGCAGAGGAAAAATAATATTCCATAATCGGTTGAGCTCGGCTAATCGCTCCAAACCAAAGTTTTTTGTTCTCTCGAATACATTCGTCTGGATCTTTACCGGCCGGAAGTTGAATGATCTTCACATTCATTTCCTCGGTCAAAGCAATATCAATGCCCCTTTGCGTAGCTGTTTCACCAGCCGGATCTAGGTCAAAGGCTAAAAATAAATTTGAGGAATATCTTTTCAAAATTTTTACTTGCGTTAAGGTTAGGGCTGTACCAGAGGTAGCGACAACATTTTTTGTGCCGGCTTGCCAAGCAGTAAGCAAATCCATATTGCCTTCAACCAAAATAGCAAAATTTTCTTTTTTAATTGCTAGTTTGGCCTGATTCAATCCATAAAGCAAGCGAGATTTGTTATAAATTAAAGTTTCTGGAGTATTAATATATTTCGGCACCCCTTCTTTTTCTAAAGAAGGCAAAATCCGGCCGGAAAAGCCAACCGGCTGATTAAAGATGTCAAAAACAGGAAAAATAATTCGACCACGAAAACGGTCGTAATAATTAAAGGTTGGTTCTTGGATATTAGTTGTCGGTTCTTTAACAATCAAACCTGCTTCTTCGATGTCTTCGGTCTTAAAACCCTTTTTTGTAAGAAAGGTATAAAGAAGGTGCCTTTGGTGAGGAGCGTAGCCAATTTGCCATTCTTTAATTGTTTTTTGAGAAATTTTTCTTTCTTCAAGATATTTTCTGGCGCTTTCGCCACCTTTAGCATTTAAAAGATACCAATGGTAGTATTGAGCTGCTTCACGACAAATATCTAAAAGTTTTGTTCTTTTACTCGTCAAATGATAATCGCGCGTTTTTAAAATAATCCCGGCTTTCTTGGCTAAAATTCTTAAAGCCTGAGGAAAGTCAACACCTTCAATTTCCATAATAAAATCAAAAAGGCCCCCTCCTTTGCCG containing:
- the dnaG gene encoding DNA primase; its protein translation is MANLSPIDEIKAKLDLVEIVSEYVRLTPAGINMKALCPFHKEKVPSFFVSPEKQIWKCFGCGKGGGLFDFIMEIEGVDFPQALRILAKKAGIILKTRDYHLTSKRTKLLDICREAAQYYHWYLLNAKGGESARKYLEERKISQKTIKEWQIGYAPHQRHLLYTFLTKKGFKTEDIEEAGLIVKEPTTNIQEPTFNYYDRFRGRIIFPVFDIFNQPVGFSGRILPSLEKEGVPKYINTPETLIYNKSRLLYGLNQAKLAIKKENFAILVEGNMDLLTAWQAGTKNVVATSGTALTLTQVKILKRYSSNLFLAFDLDPAGETATQRGIDIALTEEMNVKIIQLPAGKDPDECIRENKKLWFGAISRAQPIMEYYFSSAFTHFNPHQVEDQKKVARILLPIIAKIGNLIEQDFWLKKLAEKANLSYEILRESLRKINQKKSEVKEETPVIQEKNQELETQERFLGLLIKFPEQVSSFYEELDEEIFTNEKLKKILSHLKKCYSLISLENKLISYEEFIKDLDEETKSTIDFLILAIEKDFVNLDKKTVDKELEFLFKKIKKNFIFKKLNLMSENLKKAEKEKDQEVIKVLSEEVNQLTQQLKKYL